A single window of Thalassoroseus pseudoceratinae DNA harbors:
- a CDS encoding HesB/IscA family protein — protein MTVQLTEKSAINLTESAAKEVKRVISEGGYPENTMLRVGVAGGGCSGFQYALGFDDKADAEKDSVSEQHGVRIAVDKKSELFLDGTTIDFHESIERRGFTFNNPNAVKSCGCGSSFSA, from the coding sequence ATGACCGTTCAACTGACCGAAAAGTCTGCCATCAACTTGACCGAATCCGCCGCGAAGGAAGTCAAGCGAGTCATCTCCGAAGGTGGATACCCTGAGAACACGATGCTCCGCGTTGGCGTGGCTGGCGGTGGATGCAGCGGTTTCCAATACGCTTTGGGCTTCGACGACAAAGCCGACGCCGAGAAAGATTCCGTCAGCGAACAACATGGTGTTCGTATCGCCGTCGACAAGAAGAGCGAGTTGTTCCTCGATGGCACGACGATCGACTTCCACGAAAGCATCGAACGTCGCGGCTTCACCTTCAACAACCCAAACGCTGTCAAATCTTGCGGTTGTGGTAGCAGCTTCTCGGCGTAG
- a CDS encoding 3'-5' exoribonuclease YhaM family protein codes for MAAEPRIVRLSELETGQSGDCFVILTEKNRHTTRDGKPFYRIGFRDSARAVTAMVWQDSAWFEECESQWQPDQYYKIRCRYEETSYGPQVDIDRIREVVEADTADGFDIAEFHPHTRFDIDELEQRLRQIAQEEISDPALKRLVLELLIDHAELLRKLPAATRNHHAYTGGYLEHVVAVTETAVYLADKYDTHYPNMQPRLSKSLVVAGAILHDVGKIAELRYRPQGSQYTAEGRLIGHILLGRDMVREKAATIPDFDAEVLLRLEHIIVAHQNLPEWGSPVAPHTPEALLVHIADDADAKFHMLAMALSAPADNSEFTDRQNPLRRTIFRGFVDE; via the coding sequence ATGGCTGCCGAACCGCGTATTGTCCGCTTGTCCGAACTGGAAACCGGGCAGAGTGGAGACTGTTTTGTGATCTTAACCGAGAAGAATCGTCACACCACTCGCGACGGTAAACCCTTCTACCGCATTGGTTTCCGTGATTCAGCGCGGGCGGTGACGGCGATGGTTTGGCAGGATTCCGCTTGGTTCGAAGAGTGTGAGAGCCAATGGCAACCCGATCAGTACTACAAAATTCGCTGTCGATACGAAGAAACCTCGTACGGACCCCAGGTCGACATTGATCGGATTCGGGAAGTGGTCGAAGCGGATACCGCCGACGGATTCGACATTGCGGAATTTCATCCTCATACGCGATTTGACATCGATGAACTGGAACAGCGACTTCGACAGATCGCTCAGGAAGAAATTTCTGATCCTGCGCTCAAGCGGTTGGTGTTGGAATTGTTGATCGATCATGCGGAATTGCTGCGGAAACTACCGGCCGCCACACGGAATCATCATGCTTATACCGGCGGGTATCTGGAACACGTGGTTGCAGTGACGGAAACGGCGGTGTATTTGGCTGATAAGTACGACACCCACTACCCCAACATGCAGCCGAGGTTGTCCAAGTCGTTAGTCGTAGCTGGTGCGATTTTGCATGATGTCGGCAAGATCGCGGAATTGCGTTATCGACCGCAGGGCAGCCAATACACGGCCGAAGGACGGTTGATTGGTCACATCCTGCTCGGTCGTGACATGGTCCGCGAGAAAGCGGCAACGATTCCGGATTTCGATGCCGAAGTTTTGCTTCGGTTAGAGCACATCATCGTCGCTCATCAGAACCTGCCGGAATGGGGCTCGCCGGTAGCTCCGCACACGCCAGAAGCTCTCCTGGTGCACATCGCCGACGATGCCGACGCGAAATTCCACATGCTCGCGATGGCGTTGTCGGCTCCTGCAGACAATTCCGAATTCACCGACCGTCAGAATCCACTCCGACGAACAATCTTCCGCGGGTTCGTGGATGAATAA
- a CDS encoding aldose epimerase family protein, producing MRMRSWQAAVVAMGLMAVTGCGGGENPPDVKTSQPGETASSSEEPAETTMMRLETEPFGKWTDPAGETHQVTKYILSNGRVTVSIMDYGAIVQSLMTPDRNGEMENITLGFDDLAPYADMDKKDPYFGAIVGRYGNRIADGKFKIDLPEGTAATNNGETYTLATNNGPHHLHGGDRGFNDVLWHARPMPADVTSDGSVGVHLTYISADGEEGYPGQLRSEVVYRLTPDDELHIEYTASTDDKATPVNLTNHCYWNLGGVDLQNPEASESILDHELMLNCERYLPVDDTLIPTGELKSVQGTEFDFTKAHPIKKHFADLKGDDEKGGYDHCFVTPNLGKDQPKLTLVARLSDPKSGRVMEIETDQPGIQFYTGNFLSGGPSDAGFPQHHALCLETQQLPDSPNQPEFPSAILEPGQSYKHTTVHRFSTMDEDE from the coding sequence ATGCGAATGCGTTCTTGGCAGGCGGCCGTTGTGGCTATGGGGTTGATGGCGGTGACGGGGTGCGGCGGTGGAGAGAATCCACCGGATGTGAAAACCTCGCAACCGGGGGAAACGGCGAGTTCCTCTGAAGAACCAGCCGAGACCACAATGATGCGACTCGAAACCGAACCGTTTGGAAAGTGGACGGACCCGGCCGGTGAAACTCACCAGGTGACGAAATACATTCTCTCCAATGGACGTGTGACGGTTTCGATTATGGACTATGGCGCGATCGTGCAATCGTTGATGACGCCGGATCGCAACGGTGAGATGGAGAACATCACGCTGGGATTCGATGACCTGGCGCCCTATGCCGACATGGACAAAAAAGACCCGTACTTCGGCGCGATTGTGGGGCGATATGGCAATCGAATCGCGGACGGGAAATTCAAGATCGATCTTCCCGAAGGCACCGCTGCGACCAACAACGGTGAAACCTACACCTTGGCCACTAATAACGGGCCGCACCACCTGCATGGTGGTGATCGCGGCTTCAATGATGTCCTCTGGCACGCGCGACCGATGCCGGCCGACGTGACTAGTGACGGTAGTGTGGGCGTCCATCTGACATACATCAGCGCCGATGGGGAAGAAGGGTACCCAGGGCAGCTACGAAGTGAAGTGGTTTATCGTCTGACACCGGACGACGAACTCCACATCGAGTATACCGCAAGCACCGATGATAAGGCGACACCGGTGAATCTCACGAATCACTGTTATTGGAATCTCGGTGGTGTGGATTTACAGAATCCAGAGGCATCGGAAAGCATTTTGGATCATGAATTGATGCTGAACTGCGAACGCTATCTCCCGGTGGATGACACATTGATTCCGACGGGCGAATTGAAGTCGGTCCAAGGTACGGAATTTGATTTCACAAAGGCTCATCCAATCAAGAAGCACTTCGCTGATCTCAAAGGTGATGACGAGAAGGGGGGCTACGATCACTGTTTCGTCACGCCGAACCTCGGGAAAGATCAACCGAAGCTCACATTGGTGGCTCGATTGTCTGATCCGAAATCCGGCCGCGTCATGGAGATTGAAACCGATCAGCCCGGCATTCAGTTCTACACCGGGAACTTCCTGAGTGGCGGACCGTCGGACGCCGGTTTCCCCCAGCATCACGCCTTGTGCTTGGAAACCCAACAACTTCCGGATTCGCCGAACCAGCCCGAGTTCCCTTCTGCGATTCTTGAACCCGGTCAAAGTTACAAGCACACGACAGTCCATCGGTTTTCGACAATGGATGAGGATGAGTAA
- a CDS encoding arginyltransferase: MPQPILELFRTVEPPRQCSYLPDETASLEYRVVGQISATEYESWLSRGWRRHGWHFFRPACPNCVKCQSLRVDVAAFQPTKSQRRTLKRNSDVRVVVQPASVSEEHLRLYNDWHADMHVRSGWRAEEIDARQYSESFLMGDWEFSQEFLYFRNDRLIGVGLVDVLADSLSSVYFYHDPEWRPNGPGTFTILQEIEYARAHGKRWVYLGYYIAECQSMAYKNRFGPHEILAWYPEADESPQWNRPADTDPEGPTDGTTSATRR; the protein is encoded by the coding sequence ATGCCCCAACCAATTCTGGAACTCTTTCGCACCGTTGAGCCGCCACGTCAATGTTCGTATCTGCCGGACGAGACTGCATCGCTCGAGTACCGTGTGGTAGGGCAAATTTCCGCGACCGAATATGAATCGTGGCTATCACGCGGTTGGCGGCGGCACGGTTGGCATTTCTTTCGGCCCGCGTGCCCGAATTGCGTGAAATGCCAATCGTTGCGAGTCGATGTCGCGGCATTTCAGCCCACGAAGAGCCAGCGTCGCACGCTCAAACGCAACTCGGATGTCCGGGTGGTCGTGCAACCAGCGAGTGTCAGCGAGGAGCATCTTCGTCTCTACAACGATTGGCACGCGGACATGCACGTTCGCAGCGGGTGGCGAGCCGAGGAAATCGATGCCCGGCAGTACTCGGAATCATTCTTGATGGGAGATTGGGAGTTCTCACAGGAGTTTCTGTATTTCCGGAACGATCGCCTAATCGGTGTCGGATTGGTGGACGTTCTCGCGGATTCGCTCTCCAGCGTGTACTTCTATCATGACCCGGAGTGGCGGCCGAATGGTCCCGGCACATTCACGATTCTTCAAGAGATCGAATATGCTCGCGCTCACGGCAAACGTTGGGTGTACTTGGGATACTACATCGCGGAATGTCAGTCGATGGCCTACAAGAACCGCTTCGGTCCCCACGAGATTTTAGCCTGGTATCCGGAAGCCGATGAGTCTCCGCAGTGGAATCGTCCCGCGGACACCGATCCCGAAGGCCCAACTGATGGGACGACTTCGGCTACTCGTCGATGA
- the ygfZ gene encoding CAF17-like 4Fe-4S cluster assembly/insertion protein YgfZ — translation MSICPIKAVQRKQGGVFADADAAATTTMQFVSGEFALMTAFEPFDDFEEAIHYGDPVAEITAARETAAMFDLSTRSHIEITGADRVKFLHNFCTGDIQNLAPRQGCEAFVTNAKGRVLAHIFVFATTDSLWLETVIGSEEALLEHFNHYLITEDVEFKSWSSELSELLICGPDAMKRLAALKLPLPEPDPYHHREDEWSDSTVSVRYVDWLGMPSFLVAGERNTIAELWTALYSDGVQPGGAFAFHTLRVQNGFPLYGIDITEDHLAQEVSRTPQAINFKKGCYLGQEPIARIDALGHVNRELRGLRLEVGDLPSPGSSIADHEGREIGHITSYTLSPIDSHARALGYVRSEFIAPGHTVLVRCTDDWTPAKVYWPRDVDVT, via the coding sequence ATGTCGATTTGTCCGATTAAGGCCGTGCAGCGGAAACAGGGGGGCGTCTTTGCGGATGCCGACGCCGCCGCCACAACGACCATGCAATTCGTCAGTGGCGAATTCGCCCTGATGACCGCGTTCGAGCCATTCGACGACTTCGAAGAGGCCATCCATTATGGCGATCCGGTCGCAGAGATCACCGCAGCCCGCGAAACGGCGGCGATGTTCGATCTTTCGACGCGGTCACACATCGAAATCACCGGCGCGGATCGCGTCAAATTTCTCCACAACTTCTGCACCGGCGATATTCAGAATCTTGCTCCCCGACAGGGGTGTGAAGCATTCGTCACTAACGCCAAAGGTCGCGTACTCGCCCATATTTTCGTGTTTGCGACGACGGACTCGTTATGGTTGGAGACAGTCATTGGGTCCGAAGAAGCGTTGCTAGAGCATTTCAACCATTACCTCATTACCGAAGATGTCGAATTCAAATCGTGGTCGAGCGAACTCAGTGAGTTGCTGATTTGCGGACCAGACGCGATGAAGCGACTGGCGGCATTGAAACTCCCGTTACCGGAACCCGATCCGTACCATCACCGGGAAGACGAGTGGTCGGATTCAACGGTGTCGGTTCGGTATGTGGACTGGCTCGGTATGCCGAGTTTCCTGGTGGCTGGCGAGCGAAACACGATTGCGGAACTTTGGACCGCCTTGTACTCAGACGGCGTGCAACCAGGGGGTGCGTTTGCGTTTCATACACTTCGTGTGCAAAACGGCTTTCCGCTTTATGGCATCGACATCACGGAAGATCATTTGGCACAGGAAGTCTCCCGAACTCCTCAGGCCATCAACTTCAAAAAGGGATGTTATCTCGGTCAGGAGCCGATCGCCCGTATCGATGCATTAGGCCACGTCAATCGGGAATTGCGTGGGCTGCGATTGGAGGTTGGCGATCTTCCCTCACCTGGCTCGAGCATCGCTGACCATGAGGGCCGTGAGATCGGACACATCACGTCGTACACTCTGTCACCGATTGACAGCCACGCCCGGGCATTGGGATACGTGCGGAGTGAATTCATCGCCCCCGGGCACACCGTCCTCGTGCGTTGCACCGATGACTGGACACCGGCGAAAGTTTATTGGCCCCGCGATGTCGACGTTACCTAA
- the panB gene encoding 3-methyl-2-oxobutanoate hydroxymethyltransferase, with translation MSASAADQPTPSTKPMTVPRFVAAKTQGRKLTMVTAYDFLWARLFDDAGIDSILVGDTLGMVVQGKSTTLPVTVDEMIYHTEMVSRAVQRCLVIADMPFMSFQESPQDAVRNAGRLLKEGGAAAVKLEGGVNQADTIQALAAADIPVVAHIGFKPQSVRKVGSMGKIQRDETQLLADAEAAQNAGAFAIVLEMVPRNIAHKITESLTIPTIGIGAGPDCDGQVLVSQDFLGLTTGFQPKFLKRYADLHQIATTATQEYIREVRDGSFPGPEHTHE, from the coding sequence ATGTCCGCATCTGCTGCCGATCAGCCAACGCCATCGACGAAACCAATGACCGTGCCTCGGTTTGTGGCGGCCAAGACGCAGGGGCGGAAGCTCACCATGGTCACGGCCTACGATTTCCTATGGGCACGGCTATTCGATGATGCGGGAATCGACAGCATTCTCGTCGGGGATACGCTCGGCATGGTTGTGCAGGGAAAATCCACCACGCTGCCCGTCACAGTCGATGAAATGATCTACCACACCGAAATGGTCTCACGAGCGGTGCAGCGGTGTTTGGTCATTGCGGATATGCCCTTCATGTCCTTCCAAGAATCACCGCAAGACGCCGTTCGGAACGCGGGACGCTTACTCAAAGAGGGCGGAGCGGCAGCGGTGAAGTTGGAAGGTGGTGTCAATCAAGCCGACACAATTCAGGCTCTCGCGGCAGCGGATATTCCGGTGGTGGCTCATATCGGATTCAAACCACAATCGGTCCGAAAGGTCGGATCGATGGGGAAAATCCAACGGGATGAAACCCAACTTCTGGCGGACGCCGAAGCGGCTCAGAACGCCGGTGCGTTCGCAATCGTCTTGGAGATGGTTCCTCGAAACATCGCTCATAAGATCACCGAGAGTTTGACCATTCCAACAATCGGCATTGGAGCCGGTCCAGACTGTGATGGGCAAGTTCTCGTCAGCCAAGATTTCCTCGGTCTCACGACCGGATTTCAACCGAAATTCCTGAAACGCTACGCGGACTTACATCAAATCGCAACCACCGCCACGCAGGAATACATCCGCGAAGTCCGTGACGGAAGTTTCCCCGGCCCCGAACACACACACGAGTAG
- a CDS encoding pilus assembly protein TadG-related protein: MISRRRLAVPSFFPAHQRRGIAAFWVIAAAPCFVIMLCLVIDIGRLWLARVELEEALEAAALASVKEWGQNGGNETEDARERGQALAAANLIRGEELVLEKNFDDSAAGGPNQNASCTGDLVFGAITTTSPPFVFDAGEPGGCVPASVLINAAQPSGGMGNGSLVNTEPRLFGIFYDSGPPNLSIQSVSITIPEFMVQNSNQQPYFDITKDIVVSNSNTVGPDALNRNNGVSPSDVRGLDPDPVVAPNVWLCPAMPVLANPNGDICMTLSDEVTGQPLRFRTLTIHFANGSFTSTGDMNTTDFVRYGASVNGLNPPAVPDATGGNNNDADAIGIAGLNISITFFDSDTMTTETLTTTFEDDGINNDYSEASIAGAAGSTPAVRAQKTVMVDSLCQDLFGIPVGPFEISAKSTARYDCDTGDTALIRIGNFICP; the protein is encoded by the coding sequence ATGATTTCACGCCGCCGTCTTGCGGTTCCATCGTTCTTCCCCGCACATCAACGCAGAGGCATTGCCGCCTTCTGGGTGATCGCAGCCGCTCCGTGTTTCGTCATCATGCTTTGCCTGGTGATTGATATCGGCCGATTGTGGCTCGCGCGTGTCGAACTTGAGGAAGCCTTGGAAGCAGCAGCGTTGGCGAGCGTCAAAGAATGGGGCCAAAACGGTGGCAACGAGACCGAAGATGCCCGTGAACGTGGTCAAGCCTTGGCCGCAGCGAACTTGATCCGTGGCGAAGAACTCGTCCTGGAAAAAAACTTCGATGACTCTGCCGCGGGGGGCCCGAATCAGAATGCCAGTTGCACCGGTGACTTGGTTTTTGGAGCCATTACCACGACGTCTCCGCCGTTTGTATTCGATGCAGGCGAACCCGGTGGATGTGTGCCGGCGAGCGTTCTGATCAACGCCGCCCAACCCAGTGGCGGCATGGGGAACGGAAGCTTGGTGAACACCGAACCTCGTCTATTTGGCATCTTTTACGATTCCGGCCCGCCGAATCTTTCCATTCAGTCCGTCTCCATCACGATTCCGGAATTCATGGTCCAGAATTCGAACCAACAACCGTATTTCGATATCACCAAAGACATCGTGGTCTCGAACAGCAACACGGTTGGTCCGGATGCATTGAATCGGAACAACGGCGTTTCCCCATCCGATGTTCGCGGTCTTGACCCGGATCCCGTAGTTGCCCCGAACGTCTGGCTTTGCCCTGCGATGCCGGTGCTGGCAAATCCTAACGGGGACATCTGCATGACCTTGTCCGACGAAGTCACCGGCCAACCACTGCGGTTTCGCACTCTCACGATCCACTTCGCCAATGGTTCGTTTACATCGACGGGCGATATGAACACCACCGACTTTGTCCGCTACGGTGCGTCTGTCAACGGATTGAACCCGCCAGCAGTCCCTGACGCGACTGGCGGCAATAACAACGACGCCGACGCGATCGGAATTGCCGGATTGAACATTTCGATTACGTTTTTTGATAGTGATACGATGACGACTGAAACACTCACCACGACCTTTGAAGATGACGGCATCAACAACGATTACTCGGAAGCAAGTATCGCAGGCGCCGCGGGATCGACACCAGCCGTGAGAGCACAGAAAACGGTGATGGTTGATAGTCTTTGCCAAGACCTATTCGGCATTCCCGTCGGTCCGTTCGAAATCAGTGCGAAAAGCACAGCACGATACGATTGCGATACCGGCGATACCGCTCTCATCCGGATTGGCAACTTCATTTGTCCTTGA
- a CDS encoding TadE/TadG family type IV pilus assembly protein: MLRHRNSSSLTKQQNRRAVVVFELLMSLPILMIFLAAVIEFGLILANMKQVKLASRTGAKVAAETTGLNSGNTATVASTLRAIVDEQLETAGFGANASAGVRLQHTVAGNGSAADGTCPEQNDPAIPTDSVRVTVCVELSTLTPDLLGTFGFTIAGRRVELSTTFPYEE, from the coding sequence ATGTTGAGACATCGGAATTCATCTTCATTGACCAAGCAACAAAACCGACGGGCGGTCGTCGTCTTTGAGTTGCTGATGTCGTTGCCGATTTTGATGATCTTCCTCGCAGCGGTGATCGAATTCGGGCTGATCCTGGCCAACATGAAACAAGTCAAGTTGGCGAGCCGAACGGGAGCGAAAGTCGCTGCTGAAACGACCGGACTGAATTCCGGCAACACCGCAACGGTGGCATCCACATTGCGGGCGATCGTTGACGAACAGTTGGAGACGGCGGGATTTGGGGCCAACGCCTCGGCCGGAGTTCGGTTGCAACACACGGTTGCCGGAAACGGCTCCGCAGCCGATGGAACGTGCCCCGAGCAAAACGATCCAGCCATCCCAACCGATTCCGTTCGCGTCACGGTGTGTGTCGAGCTTTCTACCCTGACACCAGATCTTCTAGGAACATTTGGGTTCACAATCGCTGGTCGACGAGTCGAACTCTCGACCACATTTCCCTACGAGGAATAG
- a CDS encoding TadE/TadG family type IV pilus assembly protein, with product MRRSVDRMEVSKFRSQSSKRSGVVTLEFILALPVLLIATLGIFEFGFLVLVNQAVSSAAVEGTREAAKIGTTPDEVAETVQEFLAVHNLTFQTDGTNTTDPVRVTIEGTLVNSDPHAGERGNTSITYTPNGPNVDADEVRVTVCVEVTDTNGMSPVPDLLATFGFSLQGRIFEASSRTEIE from the coding sequence ATGCGACGATCAGTCGATCGCATGGAGGTTTCTAAGTTCCGCAGTCAGAGTTCCAAGCGAAGTGGCGTTGTCACGCTGGAATTCATCTTGGCTTTGCCCGTCCTGCTGATTGCGACGCTTGGAATCTTCGAATTCGGTTTCTTGGTTCTGGTAAATCAAGCCGTCAGCTCGGCAGCGGTTGAAGGAACTCGTGAAGCGGCCAAAATCGGAACGACCCCCGATGAAGTTGCGGAAACCGTTCAAGAGTTCCTGGCGGTACACAATTTGACGTTCCAGACCGATGGCACCAACACCACTGATCCAGTGAGAGTGACGATCGAAGGCACCCTTGTTAATAGCGATCCTCATGCCGGAGAACGTGGCAATACAAGCATCACCTACACGCCCAACGGGCCGAACGTTGATGCCGACGAGGTGCGGGTTACCGTGTGCGTGGAAGTGACCGACACGAACGGGATGTCGCCCGTGCCCGATTTGCTGGCCACGTTTGGATTTTCCCTGCAAGGCCGAATCTTCGAAGCCAGTTCTCGGACGGAAATTGAATAA
- a CDS encoding DUF1559 domain-containing protein translates to MSRCFSPSRMLRGRNSSMRGTSSQQRGFTLIELLVVIAIIAILIALLLPAVQQARESARRLQCKNNLKQIGIALHNYHSNYRSFPRGGYGGSLSATNASNATVKNSSLTLSWGAAILPGMEQNNLYQQINQSEWYVHADNIPVGQTVLTTYICPSVPSGEMLKPNGDQPSSSTLFARTDYGGNYGERGLRCYPATNCQNSYGSGTGSAAYRGMFPLLSSPSVGIRDVTDGTSNTIFVGEAPEGIHSIWIGHKNVFDQSAPLNERYASAGDTSWQACITFGGTANPPGKLGCDFGQEFHSYHSGGSQFLLVDGSARFVSETIDVITLAALLSRQGGEVVGDF, encoded by the coding sequence ATGTCTCGCTGCTTCTCTCCGTCGCGTATGCTGCGCGGCCGTAACTCCTCAATGCGAGGAACGTCATCGCAACAGCGTGGTTTTACGTTGATTGAGCTTCTTGTCGTCATCGCGATCATCGCTATTTTGATCGCATTGCTACTGCCGGCGGTTCAACAAGCTCGCGAATCTGCACGACGTCTGCAATGTAAGAACAATCTCAAGCAAATCGGGATTGCGTTGCACAATTACCACTCGAATTACCGCAGTTTTCCGCGAGGCGGTTACGGTGGTTCCCTGTCCGCCACCAACGCGTCGAACGCGACGGTGAAGAATTCGTCACTCACCCTCAGTTGGGGCGCTGCGATATTGCCGGGGATGGAACAGAACAATCTCTACCAGCAGATCAATCAAAGCGAGTGGTACGTTCACGCGGATAACATCCCGGTGGGCCAAACAGTGCTCACCACGTACATTTGCCCCTCGGTTCCGTCGGGAGAAATGCTCAAGCCGAATGGTGATCAGCCATCATCGAGCACACTGTTTGCGCGGACCGACTACGGTGGCAATTACGGTGAACGCGGTTTGCGATGTTATCCGGCGACGAATTGTCAGAATAGCTATGGGAGCGGGACCGGTTCCGCAGCTTATCGGGGCATGTTCCCGTTGCTTTCGTCTCCGAGCGTCGGCATTCGCGATGTCACCGATGGAACGTCCAACACGATTTTCGTCGGTGAGGCACCGGAAGGGATTCATTCGATCTGGATCGGACACAAAAACGTCTTCGACCAAAGTGCCCCGTTGAATGAGCGTTATGCATCCGCGGGTGACACCAGTTGGCAAGCCTGTATCACGTTCGGCGGCACCGCGAATCCGCCGGGCAAACTCGGCTGCGATTTTGGTCAGGAGTTCCACAGTTATCACAGTGGTGGCTCGCAGTTCCTGCTCGTTGATGGATCGGCACGATTCGTGAGCGAAACGATCGATGTAATTACACTCGCGGCATTGTTGTCGCGGCAGGGCGGTGAAGTCGTCGGCGACTTCTAG